One segment of Polypterus senegalus isolate Bchr_013 chromosome 8, ASM1683550v1, whole genome shotgun sequence DNA contains the following:
- the mgat4c gene encoding alpha-1,3-mannosyl-glycoprotein 4-beta-N-acetylglucosaminyltransferase C isoform X1 → MRFHFLSGLQDQHYFTMRIMWKYLDKMRCFRKRSTIPFLGILITCLLFVNLYIEDGYVLEEDKRMMRETSTHQLNSERYVHTFKDLSNFSGTINVTYRYLAGSPLPRKKFLTIGLSSVKRKRGNYLLETIKSIFDQSSYEELQEIVVVVHLADFDLNWCETLVQDITRKFAHHIIAGRLLVIHAPEEYYPVLDGLKRNYNDPEDRVRFRSKQNVDYAFLLNFCTNLSDYYMMLEDDVRCSRNFLTAMKKVITSREGSYWVTLEFSKLGYIGKLYHSNDLPRLAHFLLMFYQEMPCDWLLIHFRGLLAQKDVIRFKPSLFQHMGYYSSYKGAENKLKDDDFEEDSLDIPDNPPAGLYTNINVFENYDASKAYSSVDEYFWGKSPSAGDFFIIVFDKSTRISKIKITTGTDDRQNDILHHGALEVGEKVIGTKKGKQCSTYITLGEFKNGNFEVYDVEHKITFPIECVRIVVTASQKEWLIIRSISLWTTQSSNQ, encoded by the exons tggTCTTCAAGATCAACACTACTTCACCATGAGGATAATGTGGAAGTACCTGGATAAAATGAGGTGTTTTCGTAAGCGTTCAACAATACCTTTTCTTGGAATCCTTATTACTTGTCTTCTTTTTGTGAACCTTTATATAGAAGATGGATATGTTTTG GAAGAAGATAAAAGAATGATGCGTGAAACATCGACCCATCAACTGAATTCAGAAAGATATGTTCACACATTTAAAGATTTATCAAATTTCTCAGGAACAATAAATGTTACCTATCGTTACCTTGCTGGGTCACCTTTACCGAGAAAAA agtttCTTACAATAGGACTCTCATCTGTCAAAAGAAAAAGGGGGAACTATCTACTAGAAACAATCAAATCTATTTTTGACCAGTCGAGCTACGAGGAACTCCAGgagattgttgttgttgttcatctgGCAGATTTTGACTTAAACTGGTGTGAAACTTTAGTTCAGGATATCACAAGGAAATTTGCTCACCATATTATAGCAGGCAGACTTCTTGTTATCCATGCTCCAGAAGAATATTATCCAGTACTAGATGGTCTTAAAAGAAATTACAATGACCCAGAGGATCGTGTTAGATTtagatccaagcaaaatgttgatTATGCTTTCCTGTTGAACTTCTGCACCAACCTCTCTGATTACTATATGATGCTTGAGGATGATGTCCGTTGCTCTAGAAACTTTTTGACTGCAATGAAAAAGGTAATTACCTCAAGGGAGGGCTCCTACTGGGTAACACTGGAGTTTTCTAAGCTAGGATACATTGGGAAGCTTTATCACTCTAATGATCTCCCTCGACTGGCTCACTTCCTATTAATGTTTTATCAAGAGATGCCTTGCGATTGGTTGCTTATCCATTTTCGAGGTCTTCTTGCACAAAAAGATGTTATACGCTTTAAACCATCTCTATTTCAGCATATGGGATACTATTCTTCATATAAGGGAGCTGAAAACAAACTGAAGGATGATGACTTTGAAGAAGATTCGCTTGATATTCCTGATAATCCTCCAGCCggtttatatacaaatattaatgtCTTTGAAAACTATGATGCAAGCAAAGCCTACAGCAGTGTGGATGAGTACTTCTGGGGAAAATCACCTTCTGCTGGTGActtttttataattgtgtttgaTAAATCAACAAGGATAAGCAAGATTAAAATTACCACAGGAACAGATGATCGTCAAAATGATATTTTGCACCATGGAGCCTTAGAAGTTGGAGAGAAAGTAATTGGAACCAAAAAAGGCAAGCAATGTTCTACCTACATCACACTTggggaatttaaaaatggaaactttgaagtttatgatgttgaaCATAAAATTACATTTCCTATTGAATGTGTGAGAATTGTTGTTACAGCCAGTCAAAAAGAGTGGCTTATTATAAGGAGTATAAGTCTGTGGACTACACAGTCTTCTAATCAATAG
- the mgat4c gene encoding alpha-1,3-mannosyl-glycoprotein 4-beta-N-acetylglucosaminyltransferase C isoform X2, translated as MRIMWKYLDKMRCFRKRSTIPFLGILITCLLFVNLYIEDGYVLEEDKRMMRETSTHQLNSERYVHTFKDLSNFSGTINVTYRYLAGSPLPRKKFLTIGLSSVKRKRGNYLLETIKSIFDQSSYEELQEIVVVVHLADFDLNWCETLVQDITRKFAHHIIAGRLLVIHAPEEYYPVLDGLKRNYNDPEDRVRFRSKQNVDYAFLLNFCTNLSDYYMMLEDDVRCSRNFLTAMKKVITSREGSYWVTLEFSKLGYIGKLYHSNDLPRLAHFLLMFYQEMPCDWLLIHFRGLLAQKDVIRFKPSLFQHMGYYSSYKGAENKLKDDDFEEDSLDIPDNPPAGLYTNINVFENYDASKAYSSVDEYFWGKSPSAGDFFIIVFDKSTRISKIKITTGTDDRQNDILHHGALEVGEKVIGTKKGKQCSTYITLGEFKNGNFEVYDVEHKITFPIECVRIVVTASQKEWLIIRSISLWTTQSSNQ; from the exons ATGAGGATAATGTGGAAGTACCTGGATAAAATGAGGTGTTTTCGTAAGCGTTCAACAATACCTTTTCTTGGAATCCTTATTACTTGTCTTCTTTTTGTGAACCTTTATATAGAAGATGGATATGTTTTG GAAGAAGATAAAAGAATGATGCGTGAAACATCGACCCATCAACTGAATTCAGAAAGATATGTTCACACATTTAAAGATTTATCAAATTTCTCAGGAACAATAAATGTTACCTATCGTTACCTTGCTGGGTCACCTTTACCGAGAAAAA agtttCTTACAATAGGACTCTCATCTGTCAAAAGAAAAAGGGGGAACTATCTACTAGAAACAATCAAATCTATTTTTGACCAGTCGAGCTACGAGGAACTCCAGgagattgttgttgttgttcatctgGCAGATTTTGACTTAAACTGGTGTGAAACTTTAGTTCAGGATATCACAAGGAAATTTGCTCACCATATTATAGCAGGCAGACTTCTTGTTATCCATGCTCCAGAAGAATATTATCCAGTACTAGATGGTCTTAAAAGAAATTACAATGACCCAGAGGATCGTGTTAGATTtagatccaagcaaaatgttgatTATGCTTTCCTGTTGAACTTCTGCACCAACCTCTCTGATTACTATATGATGCTTGAGGATGATGTCCGTTGCTCTAGAAACTTTTTGACTGCAATGAAAAAGGTAATTACCTCAAGGGAGGGCTCCTACTGGGTAACACTGGAGTTTTCTAAGCTAGGATACATTGGGAAGCTTTATCACTCTAATGATCTCCCTCGACTGGCTCACTTCCTATTAATGTTTTATCAAGAGATGCCTTGCGATTGGTTGCTTATCCATTTTCGAGGTCTTCTTGCACAAAAAGATGTTATACGCTTTAAACCATCTCTATTTCAGCATATGGGATACTATTCTTCATATAAGGGAGCTGAAAACAAACTGAAGGATGATGACTTTGAAGAAGATTCGCTTGATATTCCTGATAATCCTCCAGCCggtttatatacaaatattaatgtCTTTGAAAACTATGATGCAAGCAAAGCCTACAGCAGTGTGGATGAGTACTTCTGGGGAAAATCACCTTCTGCTGGTGActtttttataattgtgtttgaTAAATCAACAAGGATAAGCAAGATTAAAATTACCACAGGAACAGATGATCGTCAAAATGATATTTTGCACCATGGAGCCTTAGAAGTTGGAGAGAAAGTAATTGGAACCAAAAAAGGCAAGCAATGTTCTACCTACATCACACTTggggaatttaaaaatggaaactttgaagtttatgatgttgaaCATAAAATTACATTTCCTATTGAATGTGTGAGAATTGTTGTTACAGCCAGTCAAAAAGAGTGGCTTATTATAAGGAGTATAAGTCTGTGGACTACACAGTCTTCTAATCAATAG